The Amycolatopsis umgeniensis DNA segment GGGAGTGGGAGTGGGTCGTCACGCGAAGCCGCGGGCAGCCGTTGCGAAAGCCACTTTCGCAACCTTCACCGCTGCGAACGCCACTTTCGCAACACCCCTGTCCCGCCCACGCATTCAGTCCTCTGAATGCGGCTGGGCGCGTTCGGCATAGGCCTCGACGAGCTGGTTTTCGGCGTCGGTGAGGTACTGCGCGAGGAGCGCTTCGGCGCCGACGCCGTCGCCGGCCTCGATGCGCTCGAGGATCTCCGCGTTGCGCTTGAGGTACGGCTCGTGGAAGCGCCGCGGGTCGGCCATCATGTGGAAGACCAGCCGCAGTTCGGCGAAGATGCCGCGCATCAGCTCGTCGATCCGTTCACTGCCACCGAGTTCCGCGACCGCCGAATGGAACCGGATGTTCGCGGTGCCGAGATCCTGCCAGCGCTCACTCCGTTCGGCGAGCCTGCCGTCCTCGACCATGCGCGCGAGCTTCGCGAACGTCGGCGGCTTCTCCGTGACAGCGCGGACCGCCGAGCACTCGACCACCTTGCGCACCTTGTAGAGATCGACGACGTCCTCGATCGACAGCACCCGAACGAAGACGCCGCGGTTGAGCTCGTGGGTCAGCAGCCGCTCGTGTGTGAGCAGCCGGAAAGCCTCACGCAGCGTGTTGCGGGAGACGCCGAGCGCCGAGCCGATGTCGTGTTCCGACAGCCGTACGCCGGGCAGGAAGAAGCCCTCGGCGATGCGCGTGCGCAGGACACCCGCCACCCGCTCGGCGGTGCTGGTGCGGCTGATCATGCCTCGGTCCGCTTCGAGTCCTTGCACCGAAGAAGGACCACCCTCCGCAATCGTCACGTGACCGATCCTACCTACGCACAAGAGGCCAAGCCAAGGATCCTCTTGTGGAATTGTTGAACAATACCTACAGTGGCTATCCATGTGACCCGTGCCACGATGAGCTTCACCCTCTGGAGGTGCCGATGACCGCGACAGCCACTACCGAAGACACACGTCCCTTCGCCTGGTTCCGCACGCTCGGTTCGCGAGGCCGCAGGGCCTTCGTCGGCGCGTTCGGCGGGTACGGGCTCGACTCGTTCGACTACCAGACCCTGCCGCTGGGCCTGGCCGCGATCACCGCGTACTACGGCCTTTCCGGCGGTGAGGCGGGCCTGCTCGGCACGACGACGCTGGTGGTTTCGGCGATCGGCGGCATCGGCGCGGGCATCCTCGCCGACCGCATCGGCCGCGTGCGCACCCTCCAGATCACCATCGCGATGTACACGGTCTTCACCGTGCTCTGCGGATTCGCGCCGAACTTCGAAACGCTCCTGGTCTTCCGCGCCCTGCAGGGTCTCGGGTTCGGCGGCGAGTGGGCCGCCGGCGCCGCGTTGGTGGCCGAGTACTCGCAGGCGAAATATCGCGGCCGCACGGTCGCTTTCGTCCAGAGCGCCTGGGCTGTCGGCTGGGCACTGTCGGTCGTCGTCTACACGGTGGTCTTCAGCATTTGGAGCCCGGACATCGCGTGGCGCGTCATGTTCTGGACCGGTGTCATCCCGGCGCTGCTGGTGCTGTGGGTCCGGCGGAACGTCCAGGACGCGCCCGTCGCGCAGGCCGCCCGCGCGGCCAAGAAGGAACGCGGTTCGTTCAAGGGCATCTTCAAGCCGGACCTGCTGCGCACGACGTTCTTCGCCGCGCTGCTCGCCACCGGTGTCCAGGGCGGTTACTACACGCTCGCGACCTGGCTGCCGAGCTATCTGAAGACCACCCGCGGACTCACCGTCATCGGAACAGGCGGCTATCTCGCTTTCCTGATCTCCGGCGCTTTCATCGGCTACATCACCGGCGGCTATCTCACGGATATCTTGGGGCGCAAGAAAACCTTCCTGCTGTTCTCGGTGCTGTCGGCGGGCCTCATCATCGCCTACACGCAGATCCCGGCGGGCGCGAACACACTCGTGCTGTTCCTCGGCTTCCCGCTCGGGTTCTCGATGTCCGCGATCTTCAGCGGATTCGGCGCGTTCCTCGCCGAGCTGTATCCGTCGGCGCTTCGCGGGACAGGGCAGGGCTTCACCTACAACCTCGGCCGGGCCATCGGCGCGACCTTCCCCGCCGTGGTCGGTTTCCTCGGCGCGGGCGGCGCGATGGTGTTCGGCGCGGTCGGCTACGGAATCGCCGTACTGGCGCTGCTCGGTCTCCCCGAGACTCGCGGCCGCGAACTCCTGTGAGGACAATCGGAAGAGGAGGCACCGCGATGACCACCTTCGACGAACCGGCGACCTTGTCGCCAGGAGAGGCCCGCGCCCTGTTCCGCGCGGGCACGGCCCGCCCGACCACCGGCTGGGCGAACGGGTTCACCCAGACCAACCTGATCGCCGTCCCCGAGGACTGGGCCTACGACGTCCTGCTGTTCTGCCAGCGGAACCCTCAGCCCTGTCCGGTACTCGATGTCAGCGATCCCGGCGACCCGTCGACGCGGCTCGCGCCCGGCGCGGATCTGCGCACCGACCTGCCGCGCTACCGCGTCTGGCAGAACGGCGCGCTGGCGGGCGAGCTCTCCGACGCGAGCGGATTGTGGCGCAGCGACATGGTCGCGTTCTCGATCGGCTGCAGCTTCACCTTCGAATCTGCGCTGGCCGCGGAGGGCATCCCGCTGCGGCACGTCGACCAGGGCCGCAACGTGGCGATGTACCTGACGAACCGCGAATGCGTCCCGGCCGGACGGCTGCACGGGCCGATGGTGGTCTCGATGCGGCAAATCCCCGAGGACCGCGTCGACGACGCTGTGCGCATCACCCGCGGGATGCCCGCCGTGCACGGGGCGCCCGTGCACATCGGCGACCCGGCCGCGCTCGGCATCGACGATCTCGGCAAACCCGATTTCGGGGACCCGGTCGACGCGGAACCCGGTGACGTGCCGGTGTTCTGGGCGTGCGGCGTGACCCCGCAGGCGGCGCTGATGGCCTCGCGGCCGCCGTTCGCGGTCACGCACGCGCCGGGCTACATGTTCGTGACCGACAAACTCGACAGTGAGTTCAGGGTGGCCTGATGGATCTCAACAGTGACCTCGGCGAGGGCTTCGGAGCCTGGAAGATGGGCGACGACGACGCCATGCTCGACATCGTCACCAGCGCGAACGTCGCTTGCGGCTTCCACGCCGGTGACCCGTCGGTGATGCGGCGCGTCTGCGAACGCGCGGCGGAACGCGGCGTCGTCATCGGCGCCCACGTCGCCTACCGGGATCTGGCCGGATTCGGGCGGCGGGCGATGGACGTCGCCCCCGCCGATCTGGCCGACGACGTGCTCTACCAGATCGGCGCGCTCGACGTGTTCGCCAAGGCGGCGGGCACCCGGGTGCGGTACGTCAAACCGCACGGGGCGTTGTACAACACGGCCGCGGTGGATCCGGAGCAGGCGGCCGCGGTGGTCGAGGGGATCCGCCGGTTCCACCCCGCGCTCGCGCTGCTGTGCCCGCCGGGGTCGGAAATGGCCGAGCAGGCCGAAAAAGCCGGGCTCCCCGCGTATGCCGAGGCCTTCGCGGACCGCGCGTACACGCCCGAAGGCCTTCTGGTCTCCCGGAAACTGCCGGGCGCCGTGCTCCACGACGCGGACGAGGTGGCCGACAGGGCGGTCACGATGGCGACCACCGGCAAGGTCGTCACCGCCGACGGAACCGAACTGGCAATCCGGCCGCATTCGCTCTGCGTGCACGGCGACACACCCGGCGCGGTCGAACTGGCGCAACGCATCCGCGCGGGGCTCGGCGCGTCCGGTGTCCACATCGGATCGTTCCTCGAGGCCGCGTGATGCGGGTTCTGCCCTATGGGGCGCGTGCGGCCATGGTCGACTTCGACGATCCGTCGGAGGTGCTCGGACTGCAGGCGTCACTTGAGCAGGACCCGCCGGACGGCGTCGTCGAACTCGTCCCGGCCGCGCGGACCCTGCTCATCCGGTTCGACCCGGGCCGAACCCACCACGACAGGCTCGCGGGCGACGTCCTCGATCGGTCCACAGTGGACGTCGCACCACGCGAGTCCGCCGAGATCGTCGTCCCGGTCCGCTACGACGGCCCGGACCTCGCCGACGTCGCGGCCGCCGCCGGCCTGTCGATGGAAGCGGTCGTCAGGCGACACGAGGACGGCACCTACGTCTCGGCTTTCTGCGGCTTCGCCCCGGGTTTCGCCTACCTGACCGGACTCGACCCCGCCCTGCACCTGCCGCGCCGGACGAGCCCGCGCACCCGGGTGCCCGCCGGATCGGTCGCGATCGCGGGCGAGTACACGGCGGTGTACCCGAACGCCTCGCCCGGCGGCTGGCAGCTGATCGGCCGGACCACGCTGCCGGTGTGGGACGTCGACCGGGAGCCGCCGAACCTGCTCGCACCCGGTACGAGGATCCGGTTCACTTCATGACCGCGAAGATCGAAGTGGTCCGACCCGGGGTTTTCGCCACCGTGCAGGATCTCGGGCGCCCGGGACTGGCCGCGATCGGCGTCGGCCGATCCGGCGCCGCCGACCGCGGTGCGCTGCGGCTGGCGAACCGGCTGGTCGGGAACCCCGAAGGCAACGCCGCCCTGGAAAGCGTCCTGGGCGGCCTCGTCCTGCGATTCCCGGCCCCGGCGACCGTCGCCGTCACCGGTGCGCCCTGCTCGATCACCGTCGGCGGCCGCGCTTTCGGCCCCGGCTCGCCGATCCTTCTCCGTGCTGGTGAAGACCTCGTGCTCGGCATGGCCTCCCGGGGTTTGCGGTGCTACGTCGCCGTGCGCGGCGGCATCGACGTCCCGCCCGTGCTGGGCGCCCGGGCGACAGACACCCTCGGCAAACTCGGCCCGCCCGCGCTTTCGGCCGGGATGACCTTGCCGGTGGGACAACGGGTGCTGCCCCATCCCGGCGTGGATCTCGCACCCCGCACCCCCTTGCCCGAGGTGCCCATTCTGCGGGTCACTCCCGGCCCCCGGGTCTCTTGGTTCACACCCGGCGCACTGTCCACTTTGGTCTCTTCCGGCTACGTCGCCACCGCCGATGTCGATCGGGTGGGTGTGCGCCTCGAGGGGCCCACGTTGTCGCGGGCGCGCGGCGGCGAGTTGCCACCCGAGGCCGCGGTGCCCGGCGCGTTGCAGGTTCCTCCTTCTGGACAGCCGATCCTGTTCCTCGCCGACCATCCGGTGACCGGGGGCTACCCGGTGATCGCGGTGGTGGAGGAGGCGGATCTGGACCTGGCCGCGCAGGTGCGGCCGGGGCAGTGGGTGCGATTCCGGCTCGCTTGAGATCCCTGACGCCGACCGTGTGACCGGTCCACTCACTCACGAAAGTCCCGAAACCCGCAAAGTGATGTTCAACCGCCCCACCAACCCCAGCCCGGGATCGGCCGTGCCCGGAAACACCCGGGGCACCCCGTGGAAAGCCAGCCGCGACTCCCCGCCGAACACGAACAGATCCCCCGACCGCAGATCCACATCCGTATAGGGCCGGCCGCGGTCCGACGTGTTCCCGAACCGGAAGACGCACGCGTCCCCCAGGCTCAGCGACACGACGGGTTCCAGCGAGGCCTCGTCCTTGTCCTGGTGCATCCCCATCTTCGTGGCGGAGTCGTAGAAGTTCACCAGCGCGATGTCCGGCTCGTACGACGGAGACCCGACGGCCCGCCGTCCGAGGTCGCCCAGCCAGCCAGGGAACGGGAGCACCGGGGAGCCGTCGTCGGTCACCTTCGAATACCGGTACGGGTACCAGTGCCAGCCGAGACAGACCGTCCGCACCGACATGACGCCGCCGTTCGGCAGCCGTGTCTGCCGGTAGCCGCGCCAGCCTCGGCAGGCTTCGACCAGCCGGCGTTGCTCGTCGAAGTCGAGCCAGTCCGGCACATGTACGGCACCGGGCGCGACTTCGGCGCGCGGGCGAGGGATCAGCGCGTCCACACGTCGAGTTTGCCAGGGCGCGCGCCGATGATCCGGTGGCCCCGCACCAGGACGCCGGCCGCGGTGAACCATCGCAGCACGCGGTGGACGAAATGCGGCTGAGACGGGGCGGCCCTGACTGTCACGGCGGAGAAGCTGCCATAACGAGCCACGAGAAGCCACCTTTCGGACTACTCCGATCGGCCGGTTGACCACACCGCGAACACCCGGTTACAGCGCGAGTTCGACGACCGTCACCCCGGCCTGGGCGGGCACCGGGTCGTTCATCGCCGTCAGCACGGCGGGGACGTCGTCGAGGCCGACCCGCTTGCCGATCATGGCCTCGAGGTCGATTCCGGCGGTCTCCACCACCCGCAGCATCTCGGGGTACTCATGCGCTTGCAGTCCGTGGATGCCGACGATCTCCAGCTCCCCGCCGATCACGCGGTGCATCGGGATCGGCGCGATGCCCTGCGCGGGCGGCATCAGTCCGGCTTGGACGTGCCGTCCCCGTTTCCGGAGGCTGCCGATCGAGGCCGCGCAGGTGGACGGCGAGCCGAGGCAGTCGAGGGAGACGTGTGCGCCGCCGCCGGTCAGCTCCCGGACATGGAGGGCGACGGCTTCGTGCCCGTCGAAAGCGGAAGGATCGACGGCCGAAACAGCCCCCATCCGCGTGGCCAGCGCCCTCGCCCCCGGGGAGGGGTCGACGGCGACGACCGACGCACCGGCCGCGACGGCCAGCAGGATCGCCGAGACGCCGACACCGCCGCAGCCGTAGACCGCGACCCACTGACCGGGCCGGACGCCGCCTTGGCGCAGCACCGCCCGGAACGCCGTCCCGAAGCGGCAGCCCAGCGCCGCGGCCTCGGCCGACGAAAGCGAGTCCGGCAGCGACACGAGGTTGACCTGGGCGTTTTCGATGGCGACGTACTCCGCGAACGAGCCCCAGTGGGTCGCGCCCGGCTGGAACTCGCGGTCGCAGATCTGCTGGTCACCGGCCGCGCACTGGGCGCAGGTACCGCAGGCGCAGACGAACGGCACGGTCACCCGATCCCCGACAGACCAGCCGCGGACGCCCTCACCGAGCGTCGCGATCCGGCCCGCGAGTTCGTGCCCGGCGACGTGCGGCAGCTTGACCGACGTGTCGTGACCCTGCCAGGAGTGCCAGTCGCTGCGGCACACCCCGGTCGCGTCGACGGCGATCACCACCCCGCCCGGCGGCACGGACGGATCCGGCACCTCGCGTACCTCGGGCAGCACCCCGAACTCCTCGAAGACGACCGCCCGCACTCGTACTCCCTAGGTTCCCGTCTCCCGGCCTCGTTGCATCACCAGGCCCTCGCCGGGCACCGTACACCGGGTGGCCCGGCCGCGCGGCGGTCCCAGAAGCCGTGACAGGGATTCCGGCGGCACCCCGAGGATCTCCTCGAGATTCTTGAGCACCAGCAGGGATTCCGGCCGTTCCGGACGACAGCGCCCGGACTGCCAATGACTCAAGGTCGCCAGGCTGATCGAGCACCCCCGCCCTCGCAGCCGGTACCGGATCCGGTCGAGACCGAGACCCCTCGCCCTGATCGCCGCTCTGAGGGCGTCCGCGAAGGGCCCGGTCTCCAGCAGCCGCCTGAGTTCACG contains these protein-coding regions:
- a CDS encoding GntR family transcriptional regulator, which encodes MISRTSTAERVAGVLRTRIAEGFFLPGVRLSEHDIGSALGVSRNTLREAFRLLTHERLLTHELNRGVFVRVLSIEDVVDLYKVRKVVECSAVRAVTEKPPTFAKLARMVEDGRLAERSERWQDLGTANIRFHSAVAELGGSERIDELMRGIFAELRLVFHMMADPRRFHEPYLKRNAEILERIEAGDGVGAEALLAQYLTDAENQLVEAYAERAQPHSED
- a CDS encoding MFS transporter codes for the protein MTATATTEDTRPFAWFRTLGSRGRRAFVGAFGGYGLDSFDYQTLPLGLAAITAYYGLSGGEAGLLGTTTLVVSAIGGIGAGILADRIGRVRTLQITIAMYTVFTVLCGFAPNFETLLVFRALQGLGFGGEWAAGAALVAEYSQAKYRGRTVAFVQSAWAVGWALSVVVYTVVFSIWSPDIAWRVMFWTGVIPALLVLWVRRNVQDAPVAQAARAAKKERGSFKGIFKPDLLRTTFFAALLATGVQGGYYTLATWLPSYLKTTRGLTVIGTGGYLAFLISGAFIGYITGGYLTDILGRKKTFLLFSVLSAGLIIAYTQIPAGANTLVLFLGFPLGFSMSAIFSGFGAFLAELYPSALRGTGQGFTYNLGRAIGATFPAVVGFLGAGGAMVFGAVGYGIAVLALLGLPETRGRELL
- a CDS encoding putative hydro-lyase, with product MTTFDEPATLSPGEARALFRAGTARPTTGWANGFTQTNLIAVPEDWAYDVLLFCQRNPQPCPVLDVSDPGDPSTRLAPGADLRTDLPRYRVWQNGALAGELSDASGLWRSDMVAFSIGCSFTFESALAAEGIPLRHVDQGRNVAMYLTNRECVPAGRLHGPMVVSMRQIPEDRVDDAVRITRGMPAVHGAPVHIGDPAALGIDDLGKPDFGDPVDAEPGDVPVFWACGVTPQAALMASRPPFAVTHAPGYMFVTDKLDSEFRVA
- a CDS encoding LamB/YcsF family protein: MDLNSDLGEGFGAWKMGDDDAMLDIVTSANVACGFHAGDPSVMRRVCERAAERGVVIGAHVAYRDLAGFGRRAMDVAPADLADDVLYQIGALDVFAKAAGTRVRYVKPHGALYNTAAVDPEQAAAVVEGIRRFHPALALLCPPGSEMAEQAEKAGLPAYAEAFADRAYTPEGLLVSRKLPGAVLHDADEVADRAVTMATTGKVVTADGTELAIRPHSLCVHGDTPGAVELAQRIRAGLGASGVHIGSFLEAA
- a CDS encoding 5-oxoprolinase subunit B family protein, coding for MRVLPYGARAAMVDFDDPSEVLGLQASLEQDPPDGVVELVPAARTLLIRFDPGRTHHDRLAGDVLDRSTVDVAPRESAEIVVPVRYDGPDLADVAAAAGLSMEAVVRRHEDGTYVSAFCGFAPGFAYLTGLDPALHLPRRTSPRTRVPAGSVAIAGEYTAVYPNASPGGWQLIGRTTLPVWDVDREPPNLLAPGTRIRFTS
- a CDS encoding biotin-dependent carboxyltransferase family protein, whose protein sequence is MTAKIEVVRPGVFATVQDLGRPGLAAIGVGRSGAADRGALRLANRLVGNPEGNAALESVLGGLVLRFPAPATVAVTGAPCSITVGGRAFGPGSPILLRAGEDLVLGMASRGLRCYVAVRGGIDVPPVLGARATDTLGKLGPPALSAGMTLPVGQRVLPHPGVDLAPRTPLPEVPILRVTPGPRVSWFTPGALSTLVSSGYVATADVDRVGVRLEGPTLSRARGGELPPEAAVPGALQVPPSGQPILFLADHPVTGGYPVIAVVEEADLDLAAQVRPGQWVRFRLA
- a CDS encoding alpha-ketoglutarate-dependent dioxygenase AlkB; translation: MDALIPRPRAEVAPGAVHVPDWLDFDEQRRLVEACRGWRGYRQTRLPNGGVMSVRTVCLGWHWYPYRYSKVTDDGSPVLPFPGWLGDLGRRAVGSPSYEPDIALVNFYDSATKMGMHQDKDEASLEPVVSLSLGDACVFRFGNTSDRGRPYTDVDLRSGDLFVFGGESRLAFHGVPRVFPGTADPGLGLVGRLNITLRVSGLS
- a CDS encoding alcohol dehydrogenase catalytic domain-containing protein, which encodes MRAVVFEEFGVLPEVREVPDPSVPPGGVVIAVDATGVCRSDWHSWQGHDTSVKLPHVAGHELAGRIATLGEGVRGWSVGDRVTVPFVCACGTCAQCAAGDQQICDREFQPGATHWGSFAEYVAIENAQVNLVSLPDSLSSAEAAALGCRFGTAFRAVLRQGGVRPGQWVAVYGCGGVGVSAILLAVAAGASVVAVDPSPGARALATRMGAVSAVDPSAFDGHEAVALHVRELTGGGAHVSLDCLGSPSTCAASIGSLRKRGRHVQAGLMPPAQGIAPIPMHRVIGGELEIVGIHGLQAHEYPEMLRVVETAGIDLEAMIGKRVGLDDVPAVLTAMNDPVPAQAGVTVVELAL
- a CDS encoding transcriptional regulator, with product MTMTGQRTHTIDRGVAEGRELRRLLETGPFADALRAAIRARGLGLDRIRYRLRGRGCSISLATLSHWQSGRCRPERPESLLVLKNLEEILGVPPESLSRLLGPPRGRATRCTVPGEGLVMQRGRETGT